ACCCTCGGCGGGCCGCGCGGCGGCATCATCCTGGCCAAGAAGGAGCTGGCCAAGAAGCTCAACTCGGCGGTGTTCCCCGGTCAGCAGGGCGGGCCGCTGGAGCATGTCATCGCGGCCAAGGCGGTGGCGCTGAAGATCGCCGCGAGTGAGGAGTTCCGGGAGCGGCAACAGCGCGTGCTGGACGGCGCCAAGACGCTGGCCGCCCGGCTGTCCCACCCGGACTGCGTTTCGGCTGGGGTCCGGGTGCTCACCGGTGGCACCGATGTGCACCTGGTGCTGGTGGACCTGGTCAACTCCACCCTGGACGGGCAGCAGGCCGAGGACCGGCTGCACAGCATCGGGATCACGGTCAACCGCAACGCGGTGCCGTTCGACCCGCGTCCGCCGATGGTCACCTCCGGCCTGCGGATCGGTACCCCGGCACTGGCCACCCGCGGGTTCGCCGCCGACGACTTCGCCGAGGTCGCCGACATCATCGCCGCCGCGCTGCGCCCGGACTTCGACGAGGCCACCCAGCAGGAACTGAGTGGCAGGGTCGAGCTGCTGGCCAAGAAGCACCCGTTGTACGCGGACCTGCCATGAGTGGGGTGGCTCCCGACGGTCGGAAGTTGTTGCGTCTTGAGGTGCGTAACAGTGAGACGCCGATTGAGAAGAAGCCGTCGTGGATCAGGACGCGGGTGCGGATGGGTCCGGAGTTCACGGAGTTGAAGGGGTTGGTGCGCCGTGAGGGGTTGCACACGGTGTGTGAGGAGGCGGGGTGCCCGAATATTTATGAGTGTTGGGAGGATCGGGAGGCGACGTTCCTGATTGGTGGGGATCAGTGCACGCGGCGGTGTGATTTCTGTCAGATTGATACGGGTCGGCCTGCGGCGTTGGATGTGGCGGAGCCGCGGAAGGTGGCGGAGAGTGTGCGGGCGATGGGGTTGCGGTATTCGACGGTGACGGGGGTGGCGCGGGATGATCTGGCGGATGGTGGGGCGTGGTTGTATGCGGAGACGGTGCGGCAGATTCATGGGGTGAATCCGGGGACGGGGGTGGAGTTGTTGATCCCGGATTTCAATGCTGATCCGGGTCAGTTGGGGAGGTGTTCTCCTCGGGGCCGGAGGTGCTGGCGCATAATGTGGAGACGGTGCCGCGGTTGTTTCGGCGGGTGCGGCCGGGGTTTCGGTATGAGCGGTCGTTGGAGGTGTTGTCGCGGGCGCGGGATGCGGGGTTGGTGACGAAGTCGAATTTGATTCTGGGGATGGGGGAGTCGCCGGATGAGGTGGAGCCGGCGTTGGCTGATCTGGTGGGGCGGGGTGTGAGATTGTGACGATTACGCAGTATTTGCGGCCTTCGCCGCGGCATTTGCCGGTGGATCGGTGGGTGAAGCCGGAGGAGTTCGTGGCGCATACGCGTACGGCGGAGCGGTTGGGGTTTGCCGGGGTGATGGCGGGTCCGCTGGTGCGGTCGTCGTATCGGGCGGGCCGGTTGTATGCCCAGACCAAGCGGTATCGGGGTGAGTCCCTGCCGGAGGGGCTGGAGCATCTGGACACCCACACCCCCGCCGCCCAGGAAGCCAGCTCCCTCCTGGCAAGACGTTAGGAGCCGACGATGGCCATCAGCGTCTTCGATCTGTTCTCGATCGGAATCGGGCCGTCCAGTTCGCACACCGTGGGCCCGATGCGGGCCGCGCGAACATTCGTGGACGGGCTCGCTGCCGATGGCCTGTTGCGGGAGACGACCAGGGTGCGCGCCGAGTTGTTCGGCTCGCTCGGCGCCACCGGACACGGCCACGGCAGCGACAAGGCCGTCCTGCTCGGCCTCGCGGGCGAGCGGCCGGAGGAGGTGGACACTGACTCCGTGCCCGACCGGGTCGCGGCCATCCGGGAGTCCCGGCGGCTGCTGTTGCGCGGCGAGCACGAGATCTCCTTCGCGGTGGACAAGGACCTGCTGATGCACCGGCGCAGGTCGTTGCCCGCGCACCCGAACGGGATGACCTTCCGGGCCTTCGGTGCGGACGGCGCGGTGCTGCGCGAACGGGTCTACTACTCGGTGGGCGGCGGGTTCGTGCTGGACGAGTCCGCCATGCAGGGCGATCCGGTGATCGTCGAGGACTCGACCCCGGTGCCGCACCCCTTCCGTACCGGAGCCGACCTGCTCGAGCAGTGCCGTACCTCCGGCCTGCCGGTCAGCCAGGTCATGATGCGCAACGAGCTGTGCTGGCGCACGGGGGACGAGATCAAGGCGGGCCTGCTGGAGATCTGGCAGGTGATGGTCGAGTGCGTGCGCAACGGCTGCGAGCACGACGGGGTACTGCCCGGCGGGCTGAAGGTGCCGCGCAGGGCCAAGGCGTTGCACGACAAGCTGCGTGCCCAGGACGGCGCCGGGGACGCCCTGCACGCGATGGACTGGGTCAGCCTGTACGCGCTGGCTGTCAACGAGGAGAACGCCTCCGGCGGGCGGGTGGTGACCGCGCCGACCAACGGCGCCGCCGGCATCATCCCCGCGGTGCTGCACTACTACACCCGGTTCATCCGCACCGCTACCGAGGAGGGTGTGATCACCTTCCTGCTCACCGCGGGTGCGATCGGCTCGGTGCTGAAGCAGACCGGGTCGATCTCCGGGGCCGAGGTCGGTTGCCAGGGCGAGGTCGGCTCCGCCTGCGCGATGGCGGCTGCCGGGCTCACCGAGGTCCTCGGCGGGACCCCGGCGCAGGTGGAGAACGCCGCCGAGATCGGCGTGGAGCATCACCTCGGGCTCACCTGTGATCCGGTGGGTGGGCTGGTGCAGATCCCGTGCATCGAGCGCAACGCCGTCGGTGCCTCGAAGGCCATCCACGCCGCGCGGATGGCGATGTGGGGTGACGGCAGCCATGTCGTCGCGCTGGACAAG
The sequence above is drawn from the Amycolatopsis aidingensis genome and encodes:
- a CDS encoding L-serine ammonia-lyase codes for the protein MAISVFDLFSIGIGPSSSHTVGPMRAARTFVDGLAADGLLRETTRVRAELFGSLGATGHGHGSDKAVLLGLAGERPEEVDTDSVPDRVAAIRESRRLLLRGEHEISFAVDKDLLMHRRRSLPAHPNGMTFRAFGADGAVLRERVYYSVGGGFVLDESAMQGDPVIVEDSTPVPHPFRTGADLLEQCRTSGLPVSQVMMRNELCWRTGDEIKAGLLEIWQVMVECVRNGCEHDGVLPGGLKVPRRAKALHDKLRAQDGAGDALHAMDWVSLYALAVNEENASGGRVVTAPTNGAAGIIPAVLHYYTRFIRTATEEGVITFLLTAGAIGSVLKQTGSISGAEVGCQGEVGSACAMAAAGLTEVLGGTPAQVENAAEIGVEHHLGLTCDPVGGLVQIPCIERNAVGASKAIHAARMAMWGDGSHVVALDKAIKTMRETGADMKVKYKETARGGLAVNVIEC